TCGGCGTGGTGCCGTCCATCGGCATTGCCGCGTTGAGCGCGTTCAAAAGCGTGAAGCGCCGCATGGAAAAGGTCGCCGACGTGAATGGGATTACCATCTACGACGACTTTGCCCACCACCCGACCGCGATTGCCACCACCCTGGATGGCCTGCGCAAGCGCGTCGGCGATGCGCCGATCATCGCCATTGTGGAGCCGCGCTCCAACTCCATGAAGCTGGGCGCGCACCGCGATGGCTTGCCGCAAAGCGTCAACGACGCCGACCAGGCGGTGTGGTACGCGCCGGCCAACCTGGGCTGGGACCTGCCCGCGATTGCTGCGCTGTGCACGGTGCCGTCGAAAGTCTGTGATTCGATTGAAGGCATCATTGAGTTCGTGCAGCAACACGCCAAGCCCGGCACCCATGTGGTGGTCATGAGCAACGGCGGCTTCGGCGGCCTGCATGGCAAGTTGGCCGAGGCGCTCAAATGAGCGGCCCGGAACGCGTCACCCTGGCGATGACCGGCGCATCCGGCGCGCCTTATGGCTTGCGCCTGCTCGATTGCCTGGTGCGCGAGGACCGTGAGGTGCACTTTCTGATCTCCAAGGCCGCGCAGTTGGTGATGGCCACCGAGACCGACGTGGCGCTGCCGCCCAAGGTGCAGATGATGCAAGCCTTCCTCACCGAGTACACCGGTGCGGCGGCGGGGCAGATCAAGGTTTACGGCAAAGAGGACTGGATGTCGCCGGTGGCTTCCGGCTCCGGCGCGCCGGCCGCGATGGTGGTGGTGCCGTGTTCCACCGGCACCTTGTCGGCGATTGCCACCGGTGCCTGCAACAACTTGATCGAACGTGCGGCGGACGTGACGCTTAAAGAGCGTCGCCAACTGATCCTGGTGCCACGTGAGGCGCCGTATTCGAGCATTCACCTGGAGCACATGCTCAAGCTGTCGAATATGGGTGTGACCATCTTGCCGGCGTCGCCCGGCTTCTATCACCAGCCACAAACCATCGACGACCTGGTGGACTTTGTGGTGGCGCGGATTCTCAACCTGCTGAATATCCCTCAGGACATGCTGCCGCGTTGGGGCGAGCACCATTTGAGCAGCGATGAATAAGGCGCTGCTGCTGATCCTCGCGCTGCAACTGGCCGGTTGCGCCACGGCGCGCACGCTGGACGCTGCCCAGCCCGGCGCGCCGGTGGTGTATGCCGGCACGCGCCTGGACTTGTATGCGATTAACGGCGGCTGTTGCGCCAAGGACCGGTTCGGCGCCGAAGCGCCGAGCTATCCGCACGTGGACCTGCCGGCCAGCGCGCTGCTCGACACCTTGCTGTTGCCGCTCTCGGTGTTGACGGTGCTGGGGGTTGGGTTCAACGCAACGGGCGGGCTTTAGATAGCGGGTGCCTGTGCTGGCCTCATCGCAGGCAAGCCAGCTCCCACCATTGAAATGCACTCCCCTGTGGGAGCCGGGCTTGCCCGCGATGAGGCCCGCCTGGTCAGCGCAGGACTGTTTGCCGAGCTCCATCACGCGCACGCAACGGGCGGGCTTTAGATAGCGGGTGCCTGTGCTGGCCTCATCGCAGGCAAGCCAGCTCCCACCATTGGAATGCATTCCCCTGTGGGAGCCGGGCTTGCCCGCGATGAGGCCCGCCCGGCCGGCACA
The genomic region above belongs to Pseudomonas poae and contains:
- the ubiX gene encoding flavin prenyltransferase UbiX — encoded protein: MSGPERVTLAMTGASGAPYGLRLLDCLVREDREVHFLISKAAQLVMATETDVALPPKVQMMQAFLTEYTGAAAGQIKVYGKEDWMSPVASGSGAPAAMVVVPCSTGTLSAIATGACNNLIERAADVTLKERRQLILVPREAPYSSIHLEHMLKLSNMGVTILPASPGFYHQPQTIDDLVDFVVARILNLLNIPQDMLPRWGEHHLSSDE
- a CDS encoding YceK/YidQ family lipoprotein — protein: MNKALLLILALQLAGCATARTLDAAQPGAPVVYAGTRLDLYAINGGCCAKDRFGAEAPSYPHVDLPASALLDTLLLPLSVLTVLGVGFNATGGL